The Sulfolobus sp. A20 genomic interval CAGGATGTTGAGGACCTACATTTAATTCTCCTTGGATCGGAACTATTTCCACTGACATGCCGGTTGATGCTAAAAGTTTTTGTTGCAATTCATTTTCAGGCTGGCTTGTCAACGAAGACCCCCTCCGTTTTAATCTTAAATGACTTTCTCAGAGGATAAACTCCTTCAAAATCCTCATCTAGGAATAGCCTCCTTAAATCTGGATGACCTTCAAACCTTATCCCTAGCATCTCATATGTCTCTCTCTCCCCAGTCCAAACACTCTCAAATATATTATATAAAGAGGGAATAGAGGGATCTTTATAACTAGTCGAAACTCTCACAGCCACTATTATTTTAGCTAAGTTAAGATCAGAATAAGATGAAATGTGGTAAACTACCTCGAATTTTTCTTGTTCTGGATAATCGATACCAGTA includes:
- a CDS encoding NADH-quinone oxidoreductase subunit C, which encodes MSETLKDTLNKIQTELKCQVKTESDRRITITIPDKLILTKVAEYLKSIGFDHVKSVTGIDYPEQEKFEVVYHISSYSDLNLAKIIVAVRVSTSYKDPSIPSLYNIFESVWTGERETYEMLGIRFEGHPDLRRLFLDEDFEGVYPLRKSFKIKTEGVFVDKPA